One segment of Streptomyces sp. TG1A-8 DNA contains the following:
- the araD gene encoding L-arabinonate dehydratase: MVAVNAPRKNPEDLRSHQWYGTGGLRSFSHRARTRQLGYLPEEHLGKPVVAVLNTWSDINPCHVHLRERAQAVKRGVWQAGGFPLEFPVSTLSETFQKPTPMLYRNMLAMETEELLRSYPVDGAVLMGGCDKTTPALLMGAASADLPAVFVPAGPMLPGHWRGEVLGSGTDMWKYWDDRRAGLVGDCEMAELESGLARSPGHCMTMGTASTLTAAAEALGVTVPGASSIPAVDSGHDRMAARAGLAAVELVHRDRTLSRILTREAFEDAVTTVLGLGGSTNAVIHLIAMAGRAGVRLTLDDFDRIARTVPVLANVRPGGQRYLMEDFHFAGGLPGFLSRIPDLLHLDRPTVTHDTLREQLAGARVHDDDVIRPRDNPVAPEGGVAVLRGNLCPDGAVIKHIAAEPRLLRHTGPAVVFDDYRTMQRTIDDPSLGITADSVLVLRNAGPKGGPGMPEYGMLPLPGHLLKQGVRDMVRISDARMSGTSYGACVLHVAPESYVGGPLALVRTGDLITLDVAARTLCLRVDEEELARRRAAWTPPPARYERGYGALYSEQITQADTGCDFEFLARPGHVPDPYAG, translated from the coding sequence GTGGTCGCTGTGAACGCCCCCCGCAAGAACCCCGAGGACCTGCGCAGCCACCAGTGGTACGGCACCGGGGGACTGCGCTCCTTCAGCCACCGCGCCCGCACCCGCCAGCTCGGCTACCTCCCCGAGGAACACCTCGGCAAGCCCGTCGTCGCCGTCCTCAACACCTGGTCCGACATCAACCCCTGCCACGTCCACCTGCGCGAGCGCGCCCAGGCCGTCAAGCGCGGGGTGTGGCAGGCGGGCGGCTTCCCGCTGGAGTTCCCGGTCTCCACCCTCAGCGAGACCTTCCAGAAGCCGACCCCCATGCTCTACCGCAACATGCTCGCCATGGAGACCGAGGAACTGCTGCGGTCCTACCCCGTCGACGGCGCGGTCCTCATGGGCGGCTGCGACAAGACCACCCCCGCCCTGCTCATGGGCGCCGCCTCCGCGGACCTGCCCGCCGTCTTCGTGCCGGCCGGGCCCATGCTCCCCGGTCACTGGCGCGGCGAGGTCCTCGGTTCCGGCACCGACATGTGGAAGTACTGGGACGACAGGCGGGCCGGACTCGTCGGCGACTGCGAGATGGCCGAACTGGAGAGCGGCCTGGCCCGCTCGCCCGGCCACTGCATGACCATGGGGACGGCCTCCACGCTGACGGCCGCCGCGGAGGCCCTCGGCGTGACCGTGCCGGGCGCCTCCAGCATCCCGGCGGTGGACTCCGGACACGACCGCATGGCGGCCCGGGCGGGCCTGGCGGCCGTCGAACTGGTGCACCGGGACCGGACGCTGAGCCGGATCCTGACCCGGGAGGCCTTCGAGGACGCCGTCACCACCGTCCTCGGCCTCGGCGGCTCCACCAACGCCGTGATCCACCTGATCGCCATGGCGGGCCGGGCCGGGGTGCGGCTCACCCTGGACGACTTCGACCGCATCGCCCGCACGGTCCCGGTCCTCGCCAACGTCCGCCCCGGCGGGCAGCGGTACCTGATGGAGGACTTCCACTTCGCGGGCGGCCTGCCCGGCTTCCTCTCCCGGATACCCGACCTGCTCCACCTCGACCGGCCGACGGTCACGCACGACACCCTGCGCGAGCAGCTCGCCGGGGCGCGGGTCCACGACGACGACGTGATCCGGCCCCGCGACAACCCGGTCGCCCCCGAGGGCGGGGTCGCCGTCCTGCGCGGCAACCTCTGCCCGGACGGCGCCGTCATCAAGCACATCGCCGCCGAGCCCCGCCTGCTCCGGCACACCGGCCCCGCGGTCGTCTTCGACGACTACCGGACGATGCAGCGCACCATCGACGACCCGTCCCTGGGCATCACCGCCGACAGCGTGCTCGTGCTGCGCAACGCCGGCCCGAAGGGCGGCCCCGGCATGCCCGAGTACGGCATGCTCCCGCTCCCCGGCCACCTGCTCAAGCAGGGCGTGCGGGACATGGTGCGGATCTCCGACGCCCGGATGAGCGGCACGAGTTACGGCGCCTGCGTGCTGCACGTGGCACCGGAGTCGTACGTCGGCGGGCCGCTGGCCCTGGTGCGCACCGGGGACCTGATCACCCTGGACGTCGCGGCGCGCACCCTGTGCCTGCGCGTGGACGAGGAGGAGCTGGCGCGCAGGCGGGCCGCGTGGACGCCGCCGCCCGCGCGCTACGAGCGCGGCTACGGCGCGCTCTACAGCGAACAGATCACCCAGGCCGACACCGGCTGCGACTTCGAGTTCCTGGCCCGCCCCGGCCACGTGCCGGACCCCTACGCAGGCTGA
- a CDS encoding HAD family acid phosphatase, with protein MHKTLRIAAVTAACALAGGALYGAGAATAGQSTANSTHEPYNIGLLTQDIDAYYGTTTDGNGVYQASPDSPYAKDLARIDADAERYIDRAARTARHHGEKPAVVFDIDDTLLLSLDYEKRNNYGYNGATWADYVNRADRPAVFGSPQLVNYAESKGVEVFYNSGLSEAQRTAAVENLKKVGADVNLDTGHMFLKDKEHPPAYLGECAAPGAWTCTTVQFKAGTRKHIEDDLGYEIVANFGDQYSDLDGGHADRTYKLPNPTYFVS; from the coding sequence ATGCATAAAACATTGCGGATCGCGGCGGTCACCGCCGCCTGTGCCCTCGCCGGCGGCGCCCTGTACGGGGCCGGCGCGGCCACCGCCGGGCAGTCGACGGCGAACTCGACCCACGAGCCCTACAACATCGGGCTCCTGACGCAGGACATCGACGCCTACTACGGCACCACCACCGACGGCAACGGCGTGTACCAGGCGTCCCCCGACAGCCCGTACGCCAAGGACCTGGCACGGATCGACGCCGACGCCGAGCGCTACATCGACCGGGCCGCCCGCACCGCGCGCCACCACGGCGAGAAGCCGGCCGTCGTCTTCGACATCGACGACACGCTGCTGCTCAGCCTGGACTACGAGAAGCGCAACAACTACGGCTACAACGGCGCCACGTGGGCCGACTACGTGAACCGGGCCGACCGCCCGGCCGTCTTCGGCAGCCCCCAACTGGTGAACTACGCCGAGTCCAAGGGCGTCGAGGTCTTCTACAACTCCGGTCTGAGCGAGGCCCAGCGCACCGCCGCCGTGGAGAACCTGAAGAAGGTCGGCGCCGACGTGAACCTCGACACCGGCCACATGTTCCTCAAGGACAAGGAACACCCGCCGGCCTATCTGGGCGAGTGCGCCGCCCCGGGCGCCTGGACCTGCACGACCGTGCAGTTCAAGGCCGGTACCCGCAAGCACATCGAGGACGACCTCGGCTACGAGATCGTCGCCAACTTCGGCGACCAGTACTCGGACCTGGACGGCGGCCACGCCGACCGCACCTACAAGCTGCCGAACCCGACGTACTTCGTGTCCTGA
- a CDS encoding IclR family transcriptional regulator: MSAGETGGGAQVKSAVRTVELLEYFAGRPGMHSLAAVQEAVGYPKSSLYMLLRTLVELGWVETDATGTRYGIGVRALLVGTSYIDGDEVVAAARPTLDRLSDDTTETIHLARLDGTNVVYLATRQSQHYLRPFTRVGRRLPAHSTSLGKALLATHTDEQVRKLLPETLPALTEHTITDREELIGELHQVREQGFAVDREENTLGLRCFGIAIPYRTPARDAVSCSVPVARLTPAHEQMIKDALFDARDRLTLATRRL, encoded by the coding sequence ATGTCGGCAGGCGAGACAGGCGGCGGGGCGCAGGTCAAGTCCGCGGTGCGGACCGTGGAATTGCTCGAGTACTTCGCCGGCCGACCCGGTATGCACTCCCTCGCGGCCGTCCAGGAGGCCGTGGGGTACCCCAAGTCCAGCCTGTACATGCTGCTGCGCACGCTGGTGGAGCTGGGCTGGGTGGAGACGGACGCCACGGGCACGCGGTACGGCATCGGGGTGCGGGCCCTGCTGGTCGGCACCTCCTACATCGACGGCGACGAGGTGGTGGCCGCGGCCCGCCCGACCCTGGACCGGCTCTCCGACGACACCACGGAGACGATCCACCTGGCCCGGCTCGACGGCACGAACGTGGTCTACCTGGCCACCCGCCAGTCGCAGCACTACCTGCGGCCCTTCACCCGGGTCGGCCGCCGGCTGCCCGCGCACTCCACCTCCCTCGGCAAGGCGCTGCTCGCGACCCACACCGACGAGCAGGTGCGCAAGCTGCTCCCGGAGACGCTGCCCGCGCTCACCGAGCACACGATCACCGACCGGGAGGAGCTGATCGGGGAACTGCACCAGGTCCGCGAGCAGGGCTTCGCCGTGGACCGCGAGGAGAACACGCTGGGCCTGCGCTGCTTCGGCATCGCGATCCCCTACCGCACCCCGGCCCGCGACGCCGTCAGCTGCTCGGTCCCGGTGGCCCGGCTGACCCCGGCCCACGAACAGATGATCAAGGACGCGCTGTTCGACGCGAGGGACCGGCTGACCCTGGCGACCCGCCGGCTCTGA
- a CDS encoding aldehyde dehydrogenase (NADP(+)), giving the protein MAAAPVWSVDPRTGKQREQVAVEATAQEVDEVVTAAHAVRGALADRAVRAAFLRSAAAGLDAAGEQLIEVADAESALGPVRLSGELARTTYQLRAFADIVDEGAFLDVVIDHPDDTATPPVPDLRRYKVPLGVVAVYSASNFPFAFSVAGGDTASALAAGCPVVVKAHPDHPALSELVARVLRRAAAGHGVPEGVVGLVHGFEAGVELIEHPLVAAAGFTGSVRGGRALFDAAAARPVPIPFHGELGSLNPVVVTEAAAAERGGAIGSGLAGSMTLGVGQFCVKPGLVLVPSGAAGDQVVKSLTDAVSDTDPGVLLDHRMRDNFLAGVAERAELPEVGSPVTPGAGGEHTVSAGFLTVAADRLTERGAHDLLLEECFGPVTVVVRYADEAEATAVLRRLPGNLTATVHLSSREAAGQGRGAEILAELTPLAGRVLVNGWPTGVAVAPAQHHGGPYPATTSTATSVGGTAIERWLRPVVYQNAPEALLPPELRDGNPLGLPRRFNGVLER; this is encoded by the coding sequence GTGGCAGCAGCACCAGTCTGGAGTGTCGACCCGCGCACCGGGAAGCAGCGGGAACAGGTCGCGGTCGAGGCCACGGCCCAGGAGGTGGACGAGGTCGTCACGGCGGCGCACGCCGTGCGCGGCGCCCTCGCCGACCGCGCGGTCCGCGCCGCCTTCCTGCGCTCGGCCGCCGCCGGCCTGGACGCGGCCGGGGAACAGCTGATCGAGGTGGCCGACGCCGAGTCCGCGCTCGGCCCGGTCCGGCTGAGCGGCGAACTCGCCCGCACGACCTACCAGTTGCGGGCCTTCGCCGACATCGTCGACGAGGGCGCCTTCCTGGACGTCGTCATCGACCACCCCGACGACACCGCCACCCCGCCCGTCCCGGACCTGCGCCGCTACAAGGTCCCGCTGGGCGTCGTGGCCGTCTACTCCGCCTCCAACTTCCCCTTCGCCTTCTCCGTCGCCGGCGGTGACACCGCGAGCGCGCTGGCCGCGGGCTGCCCGGTGGTCGTCAAGGCGCACCCCGACCACCCGGCCCTGTCCGAACTGGTCGCCCGGGTGCTGCGCCGGGCCGCCGCCGGGCACGGCGTACCCGAAGGCGTCGTCGGCCTGGTGCACGGCTTCGAGGCGGGCGTGGAACTGATCGAGCACCCGCTGGTCGCCGCCGCGGGCTTCACCGGTTCCGTGCGCGGCGGACGCGCCCTGTTCGACGCCGCCGCCGCCCGTCCGGTGCCCATCCCGTTCCACGGCGAGCTGGGCTCGCTGAACCCGGTCGTGGTCACGGAGGCCGCGGCGGCCGAGCGCGGCGGGGCCATCGGCTCCGGGCTCGCCGGGTCCATGACCCTGGGCGTCGGCCAGTTCTGCGTGAAGCCCGGACTGGTGCTGGTGCCCTCCGGCGCGGCCGGCGACCAGGTGGTGAAGTCCCTCACCGACGCCGTCAGCGACACCGACCCGGGCGTCCTCCTCGACCACCGCATGCGGGACAACTTCCTCGCGGGCGTCGCCGAGCGCGCGGAACTGCCCGAGGTGGGGTCGCCGGTCACGCCGGGCGCGGGCGGCGAGCACACGGTCAGCGCGGGCTTCCTCACCGTGGCGGCGGACAGGCTGACCGAGCGGGGGGCGCACGACCTGCTGCTGGAGGAGTGCTTCGGACCCGTCACCGTGGTGGTCCGCTACGCGGACGAGGCCGAGGCCACGGCGGTGCTGCGCCGGCTGCCGGGCAATCTCACGGCGACCGTCCACCTGTCCTCGCGGGAGGCCGCCGGGCAGGGCCGGGGCGCGGAGATCCTGGCCGAGCTGACGCCGCTGGCGGGACGCGTGCTGGTCAACGGATGGCCGACGGGCGTGGCCGTGGCGCCGGCCCAGCACCACGGCGGCCCGTACCCCGCGACCACCTCCACGGCCACCTCCGTGGGCGGCACGGCCATCGAGCGGTGGCTGCGGCCGGTCGTCTACCAGAACGCGCCCGAGGCGCTGCTGCCGCCCGAGCTGAGGGACGGCAACCCGCTGGGCCTTCCCCGGCGCTTCAACGGGGTGCTGGAGCGGTAG
- a CDS encoding DsbA family oxidoreductase produces MRVEIWSDIACPWCYVGKARFDKALAAFPHRDRVEVVHRSFELDPDRPKGEVEPVLTMLTRKYGMSEEQARAGEDGLGAQAAAEGLAYRTRGRDHGNTFDLHRLLHLAKEHGRQDELLALLYRANFAEERSLFTGGDERLVALAVEAGLDAGAARAVLADPDAYADAVRADEREAARLGANGVPFFVLDRTYGVSGTQPVGVFAQALARAWEERPSPEPVGRAGAEACGPDGCAVPRH; encoded by the coding sequence ATGCGCGTGGAGATCTGGAGCGACATCGCCTGCCCCTGGTGCTACGTGGGCAAGGCCCGCTTCGACAAGGCGCTGGCCGCCTTCCCGCACCGCGACCGGGTCGAAGTGGTGCACCGCTCCTTCGAACTGGACCCGGACCGCCCGAAGGGCGAGGTCGAACCCGTGCTCACCATGCTCACCCGCAAGTACGGCATGAGCGAGGAACAGGCCCGGGCCGGCGAGGACGGCCTGGGCGCGCAGGCCGCCGCCGAGGGCCTGGCCTACCGCACCCGCGGCCGCGACCACGGCAACACCTTCGACCTGCACCGCCTGCTGCACCTCGCCAAGGAGCACGGCCGGCAGGACGAACTGCTCGCCCTCCTGTACCGGGCCAACTTCGCCGAGGAGCGCTCGCTGTTCACCGGGGGCGACGAACGCCTCGTGGCGCTGGCCGTCGAGGCCGGCCTGGACGCCGGGGCCGCCCGCGCGGTGCTCGCCGACCCCGACGCGTACGCCGACGCGGTGCGCGCCGACGAGCGCGAGGCCGCCCGGCTCGGCGCGAACGGCGTCCCCTTCTTCGTCCTCGACCGCACCTACGGCGTCTCCGGCACCCAGCCCGTCGGCGTCTTCGCCCAGGCGCTGGCCCGGGCCTGGGAGGAGCGGCCGTCGCCCGAACCGGTCGGTCGAGCCGGTGCCGAGGCGTGCGGCCCCGACGGCTGCGCGGTGCCGCGGCACTGA
- a CDS encoding aminotransferase class V-fold PLP-dependent enzyme: METTETFESLVRAEFTPRSTYLNTASNGLLPARTVAALHRAALLRAEGRPLTPLHEDVEACRAAYARLTGVPATRVAAGASVAAHTGVIAASLPAGAEVLTVEEDFTSVLNPFHVRGDLKVRTVPLERVAESVRPGTALVALSAAQSADGRIADLSALREAARAHGARTYVDFSQSAGWLPADADAFDFTAAVTFKWLLGPHGSAFLTLPEDFGGLTPVLAGWVAGEDLWRSCYGPVTDLARSARRFDLTPALFSYAGLRRSLELVEELGVPALHAHAVGLADRFRAGLAGLGHEPLPAPGSAIVSVPGLGSRQPGLSEAGIEVSDRAGNLRAAFHLYNTAADVDRLLDALSG; the protein is encoded by the coding sequence ATGGAGACCACGGAGACGTTCGAGAGCCTCGTCCGCGCGGAGTTCACCCCGAGGAGCACCTACCTCAACACCGCCAGCAACGGCCTGCTGCCCGCCCGCACCGTCGCCGCCCTGCACCGGGCGGCGCTGCTGCGGGCCGAGGGCCGGCCGCTGACGCCGCTGCACGAGGACGTCGAGGCCTGCCGGGCCGCGTACGCCCGGCTCACCGGCGTGCCCGCCACCCGGGTGGCCGCGGGCGCCTCGGTCGCCGCGCACACCGGGGTGATCGCCGCCTCGCTGCCCGCGGGCGCCGAAGTGCTCACCGTCGAGGAGGACTTCACCTCCGTGCTGAACCCGTTCCACGTGCGCGGCGACCTCAAGGTCCGCACGGTCCCGCTGGAGCGGGTCGCCGAGTCCGTCCGCCCGGGCACCGCGCTCGTCGCGCTCAGCGCCGCGCAGTCCGCCGACGGGCGGATCGCCGACCTGTCCGCCCTGCGCGAGGCCGCCCGCGCGCACGGGGCGCGCACGTACGTGGACTTCTCCCAGTCCGCCGGCTGGCTGCCGGCCGACGCGGACGCCTTCGACTTCACCGCCGCGGTCACCTTCAAGTGGCTGCTCGGCCCGCACGGGTCGGCCTTCCTCACCCTCCCGGAGGACTTCGGCGGACTGACCCCGGTGCTCGCGGGCTGGGTCGCGGGCGAGGACCTCTGGCGCAGCTGCTACGGCCCGGTCACCGACCTCGCCCGCTCGGCGCGGCGGTTCGACCTCACGCCCGCCCTGTTCAGCTACGCCGGGCTGCGCCGCTCGCTGGAACTGGTCGAGGAACTCGGGGTGCCCGCGCTGCACGCGCACGCCGTGGGGCTCGCCGACCGGTTCCGGGCCGGGCTCGCCGGCCTCGGCCACGAGCCGCTGCCCGCCCCCGGCTCGGCGATCGTCTCGGTGCCCGGGCTGGGCTCCAGGCAGCCGGGGCTGAGCGAGGCGGGCATCGAGGTCTCCGACCGCGCCGGCAACCTGCGCGCGGCCTTCCACCTGTACAACACGGCCGCCGACGTGGACCGCCTGCTGGACGCGCTGTCCGGCTGA
- a CDS encoding alanine--glyoxylate aminotransferase family protein, which translates to MTHPLLDLPPLTAERFAAIADRVARLLGTRQDVVITQGEALLPLEGAIRAAAGPGTVALNVITGPYGQTFGDWLRDCGATVHDVSVPFHTAVTAAQVREAFAEHPDVDFVSLVHAEAATGNTNPVAEIGEAVREQGALFYLDAVASVGAEPVLPDAWGVDLCVIGAQKAMGGPAGVSAISVSERAWARMTANPHAPRRSYLSLLDWKERWIDGGRKALLHAPAQLEMLALEACLERIEADGLDAVMARHRSAALATRAGAVALGGGLEPYVYEAGDAAPVATTLRVPSGVVASELVARALEDDPALPLAAGGGALSREMVRVNHYGPDATPGAVHGALAALGAALAGEGLAVDPGAARQAAEDAWR; encoded by the coding sequence GTGACCCACCCCCTCCTGGATCTGCCCCCGCTGACGGCCGAGCGGTTCGCCGCCATCGCGGACCGGGTGGCCCGGCTGCTCGGCACCCGGCAGGACGTCGTGATCACCCAGGGCGAGGCGCTGCTGCCGCTGGAGGGCGCGATCCGCGCGGCGGCCGGCCCCGGCACGGTGGCGCTGAACGTGATCACGGGCCCGTACGGGCAGACCTTCGGCGACTGGCTGCGCGACTGCGGCGCGACGGTGCACGACGTGTCCGTGCCCTTCCACACGGCGGTGACGGCCGCGCAGGTCCGGGAGGCGTTCGCCGAGCACCCGGACGTCGACTTCGTGTCGTTGGTGCACGCCGAGGCCGCGACGGGCAACACCAACCCGGTCGCCGAGATCGGCGAGGCGGTGCGCGAGCAGGGCGCGCTGTTCTACCTCGACGCGGTCGCCTCCGTCGGGGCGGAGCCGGTGCTGCCGGACGCGTGGGGCGTCGACCTGTGCGTGATCGGGGCGCAGAAGGCGATGGGCGGCCCGGCGGGCGTGTCGGCGATCTCGGTGAGCGAGCGGGCGTGGGCCCGGATGACGGCCAACCCGCACGCCCCGCGCCGCTCCTACCTCTCCCTGCTCGACTGGAAGGAGCGCTGGATCGACGGCGGCCGCAAGGCGCTGCTGCACGCTCCGGCGCAGCTGGAGATGCTGGCGCTGGAGGCGTGCCTGGAGCGGATCGAGGCGGACGGCCTGGACGCGGTGATGGCCCGGCACCGCAGCGCGGCACTGGCCACGCGGGCCGGGGCGGTGGCGCTGGGCGGGGGCCTGGAGCCGTACGTGTACGAGGCGGGGGACGCGGCGCCGGTCGCCACGACCCTGCGGGTGCCCTCCGGGGTGGTGGCGTCGGAGCTGGTGGCGCGGGCGCTGGAGGACGACCCGGCGCTGCCGCTGGCCGCGGGCGGCGGTGCCCTGTCCCGGGAGATGGTCCGGGTCAACCACTACGGACCCGACGCGACGCCGGGTGCGGTGCACGGGGCCCTGGCGGCGCTGGGCGCGGCACTCGCCGGGGAGGGGCTGGCCGTGGACCCCGGGGCGGCGCGGCAGGCGGCGGAGGACGCCTGGCGGTAG
- a CDS encoding transporter substrate-binding domain-containing protein: MKTLLGRRTRLLAATTATAGLVLVAGCSSDDGGSGKTTVKGVHLVKAGQLTTCTHLPYPPFQSEIDGKVQGFDVSLIDLVAKDLGVRQQILDTPFENFKTGAFLNSGQCDLAAAGMTITAERKKNVDFSDPYFEATQAVLVDRKSGLTSLADVRAKGRKLGAQAQTTGEDYAKAKGYDPVSFESSDAVLNGLRTGQVQAVVIDYPVVQGWLKDKANASAFKVVDNLKTGEQYGFTVKKGNTGLREALDKAIADAKADGTYKKLYEKWIGPYDASAASPAA, translated from the coding sequence ATGAAAACGCTCCTCGGGCGCCGGACCCGCCTCCTGGCTGCCACCACCGCGACGGCCGGGCTCGTGCTCGTGGCCGGCTGCTCCTCGGACGACGGGGGGAGCGGCAAGACCACCGTCAAGGGGGTCCACCTGGTCAAGGCGGGTCAGCTGACCACCTGCACCCACCTGCCGTACCCGCCGTTCCAGTCGGAGATCGACGGCAAGGTGCAGGGCTTCGACGTCTCCCTCATCGACCTGGTCGCCAAGGACCTCGGCGTCAGGCAGCAGATCCTCGACACGCCGTTCGAGAACTTCAAGACCGGCGCGTTCCTCAACTCCGGGCAGTGCGACCTGGCCGCCGCCGGCATGACCATCACCGCCGAGCGCAAGAAGAACGTCGACTTCTCCGACCCGTACTTCGAGGCCACCCAGGCCGTCCTGGTCGACAGGAAGAGCGGCCTCACCTCCCTCGCGGACGTGCGGGCCAAGGGCAGGAAGCTCGGCGCCCAGGCGCAGACCACCGGTGAGGACTACGCCAAGGCCAAGGGCTACGACCCGGTCTCCTTCGAGTCGTCGGACGCGGTCCTCAACGGCCTGCGCACCGGGCAGGTCCAGGCCGTCGTCATCGACTACCCGGTCGTCCAGGGCTGGCTGAAGGACAAGGCGAACGCGAGCGCCTTCAAGGTCGTCGACAACCTCAAGACCGGCGAGCAGTACGGCTTCACGGTCAAGAAGGGCAACACCGGGCTGCGCGAGGCACTTGACAAGGCCATCGCCGATGCCAAGGCCGACGGCACGTACAAGAAGCTGTACGAGAAGTGGATCGGCCCCTACGACGCCTCCGCCGCCTCCCCCGCCGCCTGA
- a CDS encoding amino acid ABC transporter permease yields MTDTDAKTGPVTRGLTRRRKRRLSRAVQYVVFVAAVIAAAVTADWGRLQNQFAQVDIARQMFPDVITLALKNTVLYTASGFAVGLALGLVIALMRLSSVGPYRWLAGLYIEIFRGLPALLIFIFIAVAVPLAFPGTQIVGGTYGKAAIALGLVGAAYMAETFRAGIQAVPKGQMEAARSLGFSPARAMVSVIIPQAVRIILPPLTNELVILFKDSSLVLLLGVTLEERDLSKFGRDLASTTANSTPILVAGLCYLLVTVPLGFVVRRLEAKAQKEIK; encoded by the coding sequence ATGACCGACACAGACGCGAAGACCGGGCCCGTCACCAGGGGACTGACCCGCCGCCGGAAGCGCCGGCTGTCACGGGCCGTCCAGTACGTCGTCTTCGTCGCCGCCGTGATCGCCGCCGCGGTCACGGCGGACTGGGGGCGGCTGCAGAACCAGTTCGCGCAAGTGGACATCGCCCGGCAGATGTTCCCGGACGTCATCACGCTCGCGCTGAAGAACACCGTGCTGTACACGGCGTCCGGCTTCGCTGTGGGACTGGCCCTCGGCCTCGTCATCGCCCTGATGCGGCTGTCCTCCGTCGGCCCGTACCGCTGGCTGGCCGGCCTCTACATCGAGATCTTCCGCGGCCTGCCGGCCCTGCTGATCTTCATCTTCATCGCCGTGGCCGTGCCGCTGGCGTTCCCGGGCACGCAGATCGTCGGCGGCACCTACGGCAAGGCGGCCATCGCGCTGGGCCTGGTGGGCGCCGCGTACATGGCCGAGACCTTCCGCGCCGGCATCCAGGCGGTGCCCAAGGGGCAGATGGAGGCGGCCCGCTCCCTCGGCTTCTCGCCCGCCCGCGCGATGGTCTCCGTCATCATCCCGCAGGCCGTGCGGATCATCCTCCCGCCGCTGACCAACGAACTCGTGATCCTCTTCAAGGACTCCTCGCTGGTCCTGCTGCTCGGCGTCACGCTGGAGGAACGGGACCTGTCCAAGTTCGGCCGCGACCTGGCCAGCACGACCGCCAACTCCACGCCGATCCTGGTGGCCGGCCTGTGCTACCTGCTGGTCACCGTCCCGCTCGGCTTCGTCGTGCGCCGCCTGGAGGCCAAGGCCCAGAAGGAGATCAAGTGA
- a CDS encoding amino acid ABC transporter ATP-binding protein, whose product MSRPEIRVQGLHKSFGDNHVLRGIDLEIGRGEVVCVIGPSGSGKSTLLRCVNLLEEPTRGRVFVGGTELTDPDVDIDAARRRIGMVFQQFNLFPHLSVTENLTLPQRRVLKRDKAEAARIAAENLARVGLSEKADAHPASLSGGQQQRVAIARALAMGPGVMLFDEPTSALDPELVGDVLAVMRGLAEEGMTMMVVTHEMTFAREVADRVVFMDGGVIVEDGSPERVIGAPRHERTRHFLSRLLDPAMAEVEEGAPDRVDRAEP is encoded by the coding sequence GTGAGCCGCCCCGAGATCCGCGTCCAGGGGCTGCACAAGTCCTTCGGCGACAACCACGTCCTGCGCGGCATCGACCTGGAGATCGGCCGGGGCGAGGTGGTCTGCGTCATCGGGCCGTCCGGCTCCGGCAAGTCGACCCTGCTGCGCTGCGTGAACCTCCTGGAGGAGCCCACCCGGGGCCGGGTCTTCGTCGGGGGCACCGAACTGACCGACCCGGACGTCGACATCGACGCCGCACGCCGCCGCATCGGCATGGTCTTCCAGCAGTTCAACCTCTTCCCGCACCTGTCCGTCACCGAGAACCTCACGCTGCCCCAGCGCCGGGTGCTCAAGCGGGACAAGGCGGAAGCGGCCCGGATCGCCGCCGAGAACCTGGCCCGCGTCGGCCTGTCCGAGAAGGCCGACGCCCACCCGGCCTCCCTCTCCGGCGGCCAGCAGCAGCGCGTCGCCATCGCCCGCGCCCTCGCCATGGGACCCGGGGTGATGCTGTTCGACGAGCCGACCTCCGCGCTCGACCCCGAGCTGGTCGGCGACGTCCTCGCCGTCATGCGCGGGCTCGCCGAGGAGGGCATGACCATGATGGTCGTCACGCACGAGATGACCTTCGCCCGCGAGGTGGCCGACCGGGTCGTCTTCATGGACGGCGGCGTGATCGTGGAGGACGGCAGCCCCGAGCGGGTCATCGGCGCCCCGCGGCACGAGCGCACCCGCCACTTCCTGTCCCGCCTGCTCGACCCGGCGATGGCGGAGGTGGAGGAGGGGGCCCCGGACCGGGTGGACAGGGCGGAACCGTAG